The Sardina pilchardus chromosome 5, fSarPil1.1, whole genome shotgun sequence DNA window TGGGACTGCAGAATATGTTATTAATGATTTTAACGGTTATTAGTGATTTACACTGTTGCTATCATTTTTGGAGGAAAGTCAGCAACTTTGTGACTAGAGCTAGCCAGGTTAACGCTAGCTAAGTCATCTGCTTATAAACTTTCTGGAAGTTTGAAATATGTGCAGCTTTTATTCTCTAAACATCTACAACACCTACGTATTTTGTAAACATATTGCTGTAGTTGTTTGGCATACTGCTGTAGTAGGACACCGTAAGTTTCTattgtggtgtggtgaggtgtggaTATTAGGATATTGCTGTGAAGGATATTATGATATTGCTGTGGGTGTGATGATGAAGGATATTAGGATATTGCTGTGGCTGTAATGGTGAAGGATATGAGGATATTGCTGTGATGGTGAAGGATATAAGAATAATGCTGTGGGTGCGACGGTGAAGGATATTGCTGTGGGTGCAATGGTGAAGGATATTAGGATATTGCTGTGGGTGCAATGGTGATGGTGAAGGATATTAGAATATTGCTGTGATGGTGAAGGATATTAGAATATTGCTGTGGGTGCGATGGTGATGGTGAAGGATATTAGGATATTGCTGTGGGTGCGATGGTGATGGTGAAGGATATTAGGATATTGCTGTGGGTGTGAAGGTGAAGGATATTGCTGTGGGTGCAATGGTGATGGTGAAAGATGTTAGGATATTACTATGGCTATAATTGTCATGGTGAGTGTGCTGCATTCCTGTCTGCGATGCTGCTCTTTCACTTGGCGGGAATGGAAGATTGGGATATGATGTTGTGATGAGCTGTCTGAGCTAGCAAGTATACAGAGATTACTAGCAGTGTAGAGAGATTACTAGCAGTGGAAAGATATTACTAGCAGTGTAGATATATTACTAGCAGTGGAAAGATATTACTAGCAGTGTAGATATATTACTAGCAGTGGAGAGATATTACTAGCGGTGATATTACTAGCAGTGTAGAGATATTACTAGCAGTGGAGGTTCCTGTTGGGTTGGTGCCAGAATACTACTGATGAAATGCCTGTAGTCACATCAGAGATGAAAACATTACCAAACCTGATGCATTTAATTATCCCGTCACAATGGATCTAGTACATTTAGATGCATAATGGAAGCACTAGGCCCTGTGGGATGGTGTTGACTGTATTTGGCTACTGCATGCAACAAGGCTGTCCCACCCCCAGTCTGTTATGTTCTTGCTCATTTcccaggatctctctctctctctgttcctgggCCCCATGCTCCCAATGGAGTCAGTGCTGTCCACTGATGTGCGTTATTCTGCTGTGTCTGCAGAGGTGGAGTCAGTGCTGTCCACTAATGTGCGCTATTCTGCTGTCCACTAATGTGCGttattctgctgtgtgtgcagaggtgcgTTATTCTGCTGTCCACTAATGTGCGttattctgctgtgtgtgcagaggtggagTCAGTGCTGTCCACTGATGTGCGTTATTCTGCTGTGTCTGCAGAGGTGGAGTCAGTGCTGTCCACTAATGTGCGTTATTCTGCTGTCCACTAATGTGCGTTACTCTGCTGTCCACTAATGTGCGTTATTCTGCTGTCCACTAACGTGCGTTATTCTGCTGTCCACTAATGTGCGCTATTCTGCTGTCCACTAATGTGCGATATTCTGCTGTCCACTAACGTGCGTTATGCTGCTGTCCACTAATGTGCGTTATTCTGCTGTCCACTGATGTGCGTTATTCTGCTGTCCACTGACGTGCGTTATTCTGCTGTCCACTAATGTGCGATATTCTGCTGTCCACTAATGTGCGTTATTCTGCTGTCCACTGACGTGCGTTATTCTGCTGTCCACTGATGTGCGTTATTCTGCTGTCCACTGATGTGCGTTATTCTGCTGTCCACTGACGTGCGTTATTCTGCTGTCCACTAATGTGCGTTATTCTGCTGTCCACTAATGTGCGATATTCTGCTGTCCACTAATGTGCGTTATTCTGCTGTCCACTAATGTGCGTTATTCTGCTGTGTCTGCAGAGGTGGAGTCAGTGCTGTCCACTAATGTGCGATATTCTGCTGTCCACTAATGTGCGCTATTCTGCTGTCCACTAATGTGCGATATTCTGCTGTCCACTAATGTGCGATATTCTGCTGTCCACTGATGTGCGATATTCTGCTGTCCACTAATGTGCGTTATTCTGCTGTCCACTAATGTGCGTTACTCTGCTGTGTCTGCAGAGGTGCGAGAGGAGAAGCGGCCGAGGCAGCGGGACGGGCAGCGTGACGGGCAGCGTGACGGGAAGCGTCCGGACCTGCAGCGCTACCAGCCCACCGCCGGGCACAAGCACAAGGACGGCGTAGACACGGACGACTCGCAGCAGGCCCCGTCTCAATCGGACCCGGCTCCAGCAGTGGACCAAGACGGGTCAAAGATGGACATGCCAGCCTTGGGGTCGGACCGCCCTCGCAGCAATGCCAAGCCCCGGGCACACAGGGACTCTGCCCACCAGGAGGATGCGGCGGCGCCCGCTGCCGAGCAGCAGCTGTCGGATGCCGACCTCAGCAACGTCAGCGTCGAGGGCCACGGAGGCCCGGAGCTGTCTAGCAGGAAGGGCGTCATCGTGAAGGACGGCCCGGGCTCAGACCAGGGGCTGCCCACCTCACCCAGACACGCGCGGAGAGCACGCAAGCCCGACCGCCAGATATACCAGGCGGGCGGGCGCCGGGCCAAGGGCGGCGCGGACGCGGAGAAGGGCGGCGCGGACGCGGAGAAGGGCGGCGCGGACGCGGAGGGCTCCGGTCCCGGCGGCGAGATGGAGAAGGGCAGCCGGGAGGCCGAGCTCGGCCACAAGGACGGAGACGGACGGGAGGCGGAGGCTGTTGCCGTGACGCCCGGGGACCCCGAGGAGAGCCGAGGCTCCGCCGAGCCGCAGGGCAAAGGGAGGGACGAGAGGGGCAAGGGCCGGCGCGGCAAGGACTCCAACAGGAAGCAGGAGCAAGGGGACACCTCCCACAGGAAGCAGGAGCCAGGGGACACCTCCAACAGGAAGCAGGAGCCAGGGGACACCTCCAACAGGAAGCAGGAGCAAGGGGACACCTCCCACAGGAAGCAGGAGCCAGGGGACACCTCCAACAGGAAGCAGGAGCCAGGGGACACCTCCAACAGGAAGCAGGAGCAAGGGGACACCTCCCACAGGAAGCAGGAGCAAGGGCGCCAGAGGAGAGACGGAGGGCCGTCATCAGGAGCGCCCCACGAGGACCCGGCGAGCGTGGACACGCTGGCCAGCAGAGTGGAGAGGCTGAGCGTCGGAGACGGTCCGGCGGCGGACGGcgagggaaagaggggaggggacggCGAGGAGGGACGGAACAGGAGGCGGCGGTCCGGCAACGACGGCAGGAAGAGTCGAACGAGCGGGGGCGGAGCCGAAGTGTCCTCGACGCCGGAGGGGGCCAataggaagagggagagaggaggccgCAGGACGAGAGGAGGGGAGCGGCCGGCGCAGAGAGAGGGCGTGGCCAACGAGAAGGGGAGGAGCTCAGCGGCGCAGTCCGATTGGCCCAAGAGAGAGGCCGTGGACAACGAGAAGGGGAGGAGCTCAGCGGCGCAGTCCGATTGGCCCAAGAGAGAGGCCGTGGACAACGAGAAGGGGAGGAGCTCAGCGGCGCAGTCCGATTGGCCCAAGAGAGAGGCCGTGGACAACGAGAAGGGGAGGAGCTCAGCGGCGCCCCCAGAGGCAGACGCGCACAGAGCAGCCAAGGGCCGCGAGAAGCCGCAGCTCAGAGACGCTGAGCGGCAGCCGAAGGACAACAGCATCAGGGCGCGGCGCAGAGACGGGGAGGCGGAGCGGACGGACGACGGCGAGCGCAGCAAAGCCAACAGGACCAAAGCGGCGGCCGCCGCGGCGTCCAAGCGCTACTCCAAATCGGACATCCGGCGCGCCCGCACCCGCACCTGCAGCACCAGCTCCGCCAGCAGCGGCACCAGCCTGGACGGCCCACTAGAGGGCGACAGACGCAGAGCGCCCGCGGGAGACGTGGGCGCTCGGGAGCGAGCGGAGACGGGCTGCAGATCCTCCGCACCGCACGGTCCTGCCACCAGAGCGGCGCCGGAGAGGAGGGATGCAGCGCGGCCCAACGCCAACCAGCGCCGGCACCAGCACCAGCGCCGCCACAACAGGGACGCGTCGTCCTCCGACTCCCTGGAGGAGTTCCGCTGGGAGAGGGGGCACCAGCGCAGGGCCCGCGCCAGCGACGACGACTGGAGCCCAGAGCGCACCCCCGGCGACAAGCCCGGCCGCGGCCAGCGGGGGGGgtccgtgtctgtgtccgtgtccgcGTCCGCCGGGGGCCGAGGAGGCATCCTGAGGGTGGCGGTGGACAGGCAGACGAGTTCCGCTCGCGCCAACTCAACACCCGCCGCTGACGACCCGCCGGGCAGGAGGCAGAGCGAGGCGCCTCGCGGGCGTGGCAGGGGCATCCTGGTGCTGCCCGCGCACACCGACCTCACCCGCTCCCCTGAGCCCGGGCCCAAGCTGTTCGGGGGCGCGCGCTGGAGTCGGGGGAGGGGTGGTCGCGGGGGGGGCACCCGGAGGCTCTGGGACCCCAACAACCCCGACCAGAAGCCGGCCCTGGCTGCCCCCCGCGGGCAGCTGCCCCAGCACGGCGCCCAGCACCCGCTCTACGTGCTGCCGCACGGGGGCTACGGCCCGCTGCACTTCCACGACACGGACGACGAGGCCGCCGGCAGCCCTCCGGTCCACAAGGGGGAGCACTTCAAAGCCCACCCCAACTCCACCGTGGCCTACTACAAGTTCCAGAACTCGGACAACCCCTACTGCTACCCGGTGCCCGCCGACGCCTCGGGCACGCCCCCACGCTACGCCTACCCGTACGCCGTGCCCTACTCCGGGGACCTGTACCCGTCCCCGCCCTACTACAGCTCGTACGGGCCGGCCGGGCCGGGCCTGGTGCCGCCGCTGTCGccggaggagcaggaggagcaggcgcGCGGGGAGCTGGGCCGCATGCGCGCGGAGCTGGGCCGCATGCTCAGGGCCGCGCTCACGCAGGAGCTGCAGCTCAGCAACCTGCTGTCCAGGGACCACATCAGCCTGGACGGCCTGGAGCGCATGGCCCAGCTCAGGTCagtacacatcacacatcacacctcacacatctcacatctcacatcacacatcacacaacacatcacatcacacatcacacatctcacatctcacatcacacactacagtacagaaCCACATCAGCCTGGACGGCCTGGAGCGCATGGCCCAGCTCAGGTgtgtacacatcacacatcacacatcacacatcacacatcacatcacacgctTGGGTCAGTACAGAACCGGGCTCACAGCACAGctaacatcacatcacacactgcaGTACAGAACCGGGCTCACATCACATGCTTGGGTCAGTACACAACTGGGCTCACATCACAtctgacatcacatcacacacttgGGTCAGTACAGAACCGcgctcacatcacatcacatcccaCACTACAGTACAGAACCGGgctcacatcacacactacagtacagaaCCGGgctcacatcacacactacagtacagaaccgacgtcacgtcacgtcacgtcacgtcacgtcacgtcacgtcacgtcacgtcacgtcacgtcacgtcacgtcacgtcacgtcacgtcacgtcacgtcacgtcacgtcacgtcacgtcacgtcacgtcacgtcacgtcacgtcacgtcacgtcacgtcacgtcacgtcacgtcacgtcacgtcacgtcacgtcacgtcacgtcacgtcacgtcacgtcacgtcacgtcacgtcacgtcacgtcacgtcacgtcacgtcacgtcacgtcacgtcacgtcacgtcacgtcacgtcacgtcacgtcacgtcacgtcacgtcacgtcacgtcacgtcacgtcacgtcacgtcacgtcacgtcacgtcacgtcacgtcacgtcacgtcacgtcacgtcacgtcacgtcacgtcacgtcacgtcacgtcacgtcacgtcacgtcacgtcacgtcacgtcacgtcacgtcacgtcacgtcacgtcacgtcacgtcacgtcacgt harbors:
- the smg6 gene encoding telomerase-binding protein EST1A — protein: METDGDPTTKMAEELDRVRISAAELRAEASTLVTRRENVKEVREEKRPRQRDGQRDGQRDGKRPDLQRYQPTAGHKHKDGVDTDDSQQAPSQSDPAPAVDQDGSKMDMPALGSDRPRSNAKPRAHRDSAHQEDAAAPAAEQQLSDADLSNVSVEGHGGPELSSRKGVIVKDGPGSDQGLPTSPRHARRARKPDRQIYQAGGRRAKGGADAEKGGADAEKGGADAEGSGPGGEMEKGSREAELGHKDGDGREAEAVAVTPGDPEESRGSAEPQGKGRDERGKGRRGKDSNRKQEQGDTSHRKQEPGDTSNRKQEPGDTSNRKQEQGDTSHRKQEPGDTSNRKQEPGDTSNRKQEQGDTSHRKQEQGRQRRDGGPSSGAPHEDPASVDTLASRVERLSVGDGPAADGEGKRGGDGEEGRNRRRRSGNDGRKSRTSGGGAEVSSTPEGANRKRERGGRRTRGGERPAQREGVANEKGRSSAAQSDWPKREAVDNEKGRSSAAQSDWPKREAVDNEKGRSSAAQSDWPKREAVDNEKGRSSAAPPEADAHRAAKGREKPQLRDAERQPKDNSIRARRRDGEAERTDDGERSKANRTKAAAAAASKRYSKSDIRRARTRTCSTSSASSGTSLDGPLEGDRRRAPAGDVGARERAETGCRSSAPHGPATRAAPERRDAARPNANQRRHQHQRRHNRDASSSDSLEEFRWERGHQRRARASDDDWSPERTPGDKPGRGQRGGSVSVSVSASAGGRGGILRVAVDRQTSSARANSTPAADDPPGRRQSEAPRGRGRGILVLPAHTDLTRSPEPGPKLFGGARWSRGRGGRGGGTRRLWDPNNPDQKPALAAPRGQLPQHGAQHPLYVLPHGGYGPLHFHDTDDEAAGSPPVHKGEHFKAHPNSTVAYYKFQNSDNPYCYPVPADASGTPPRYAYPYAVPYSGDLYPSPPYYSSYGPAGPGLVPPLSPEEQEEQARGELGRMRAELGRMLRAALTQELQLSNLLSRDHISLDGLERMAQLRAELLTMYERVLLTDIEFSDSQNLDQALWKNVFYQVIERFRQMMKESPADTPAYVRNMHFTVLDEGAVFFDALLQKLQTVFQFKLEDYMDGMAIRSRPLRKTVKYALISAQRCMICQGDLARYREQATDSANYGKARSWYLKAQQIAPKNGRPYNQLALLAVYTKRKLDAVYYYMRSLAASNPILTAKESLMGLFEEAKRKTDDVERRKQQESDGASRGPRGGGGGRGSVDHTREEIWIRPSRQPGGSWPESESGKDSELDGELGTLSSRDLQKRFILSFLHAHGKLFTKVGMESFPAVASRVLQEFRVLLQHSPSPLGMTRLLQIITINMFTIHNAQSRDGDGDVRSVLQEQATSLGLAMFGLLVQRCSQLVREAPTDAVCVEGCEAGSSCECGVEKMVCVSAFSPDLHELLPSAKVWSDWMLGHPEHWNPPPMDSSSSAGVGGASVWVCLAELCNELARVYHDEAALYKVEGEGLEEEEELQLLLLEEDRLLAGFVPLLAAPQEPCYIDRSTRRAIAADCKRITQLKYFLEALCGQEEPLLAFKGGKYVSMVTAPTPANQQLQKEKQNDDVIVEAESSQSGSEEAELGVVEAGPADGSEDDIKELRARRHALSQKLAQQQKRRDKIQEVLQTCRRLELRVHPVYLVPDTNGFIDHLEGLRSLVACSLYVVVVPLIVMTELDGLAKGQQEWRDGGGAHVRQVQERAKEAVGFLEKSFQAREPCLRALTSRGNQLDSIAFRSEDISAQKGTNDDVILSCCLHYCKDKPKDLVPSQEDGKVRLRREVVLLTDDRNLRVKALTRNVPVRDIPAFLRWAKVG